In the Hylaeus volcanicus isolate JK05 chromosome 1, UHH_iyHylVolc1.0_haploid, whole genome shotgun sequence genome, one interval contains:
- the LOC128872432 gene encoding uncharacterized protein LOC128872432, translating into MLLGFWEDYRRIVINARHELILIRAHSDSNCIVEDSTLEPVVELLKIQWRMPHVVLNDTNKLSWLRILESGQYLSMSFCSWDLYEYPLLQSTTKHSWAVKTATQLEKPRYVIFALQTGQKNIMSEDASNFDACKLTNVKHYLNSDFYPYDDLNLDFDRDTYGILFDMYVRFRKAYYGYDCCETLCNTDNFLLHGPFEVIDCSRQNESIKSATVDVRIEFDCKENVPANTTAYCLILYDRVIEYCPLSNVVRKIT; encoded by the coding sequence ATGCTGTTGGGTTTTTGGGAAGATTACAGGCGTATAGTAATCAACGCTCGTCACGAACTCATTCTTATACGCGCGCACAGTGATAGTAATTGCATCGTTGAAGATTCCACGCTGGAACCGGTGgtcgaattattaaagatacaGTGGCGAATGCCTCACGTCGTACTGAATGATACTAATAAACTATCGTGGTTGCGAATTTTGGAAAGCGGGCAATACCTAAGCATGAGTTTTTGTTCGTGGGACCTGTACGAGTACCCTTTGTTGCAAAGTACGACAAAACATTCGTGGGCCGTTAAAACTGCGACTCAGCTGGAGAAACCGAGATACGTCATTTTTGCACTGCAGACTGGTCAAAAGAATATCATGTCTGAAGATGCGAGCAATTTCGATGCATGTAAATTGACCAACGTGAAACATTATCTAAACtctgacttttatccatacGATGACTTGAATCTTGATTTTGATAGAGACACATATGGTATTCTTTTTGATATGTATGTACGTTTTCGTAAAGCTTATTACGGATACGACTGTTGCGAAACGCTTTGCAACACGGACAACTTTTTGTTGCATGGGCCGTTTGAAGTCATCGATTGTTCGCGACAGAACGAATCAATCAAGAGCGCCACCGTAGATGtgcgaatagaatttgattgcaaagaaaacgtGCCAGCAAATACTACCGCGTACTGTCTTATTTTGTATGATCGCGTCATCGAATACTGTCCATTGTCCAACGTTGTGCGCAAAATCACATAA